The genomic segment CCGCGTGGCCGGCGCCGTCTTCGAAGCGGTGCCGATGGGCCCGGGCGCGGAATTCTCCGTCGAGATCGACCCCAACGAGATCGACGCGGCGCGGATGGATGCGCTCGCCGAAAGCGGCATGAACCGCGCCTCGATCGGGGTGCAGGATTTCGACCCGCAGATCCAGGAAGTCATCGGCCGTGACCAGAGCTATGAGGTCACCCGCGCCGCCGTCGACATGATCCGCGAACGCGGCGTGCAGAGCCTGAACGCCGACATCCTCTACGGCCTGCCCCACCAGACCCCGCGCAAGATCGCGGAATCGGTGCAAAAACTGCTCTCGCTCGGCCCCGACCGGGTGGCGCTCTACGGCTATGCCCATGTGCCCTGGATGGCGCGGCGCCAGACGCTGATCCCCTCGGATCACCTGCCGACCCCGCAAGAACGCCTCGAACTCTTCGAGGTCGCGCGCAAGCTCTTCGTCGCCGATGGCTATGACGAAATCGGCATCGACCATTTCGCGCTGCCCACCGACGGGCTCTCGATCGCCCAGAAAAACGGCCTGCTGCGCCGCAATTTCCAAGGCTATACCGACGACCTCGCCGCAGCGCTCGTCGGCATGGGCGCCTCCTCGATCTCGCGCTTCCCGCAAGGCTATGCGCAAAACGCCCCGGCGACCGGCGCCCATACCGGCGCGATCCGCGACGGCCATTTCTCGACCTCGCGCGGCCATGTCTTCACCGCCGAGGACAAGATGCGCGCGCGGCTGATCGAGGCGCTGATGTGCGATTTCAAGGTCTCCGCCCAGGAACTCACCCGCGACTACGGCGCCGATCCGGTCGCCCTCGCAAAGATGTTCTCAAGCTGCGCCGAGAAATTCGAGGATATGGTCGAGATCACCACGGAAGGCCTCGCGATCCCGGAAAAGGGCCGCCCCCTGACCCGGATGATCGCGCGCCATTTCGACGCCTACGACCTGTCGAAAGCCGGGCACAGCTCGGCAATCTGAGACCTGCGCCCCGCCGAGGGCAAAGATGCGTATTTGCGCCAAGAAGAAGCCCCCTCGTTTCTTCTTGGCAAAAATACGCCGGGGGGCTCGGGGGGCAGCGCCCCCCGCCGCATCAAGCGCGGCACGCCGGATCAGGCCCCGGCCCGCTCCACGAAGTCGATCAACCGCGGCAGACAGACCGCGTTCAGATCATAGCGCGCCACGATATCGGCCCGCGCCTGCGCGCGCAGGGCCGCAAAGCGCTCGGGCTCGGCCAGGGCCTCGATCAGCCGCGCCGACCAGCCCTTGATATCGAAGAAATCGACGAGCTGCCCGTTCTCGCCCGGCCGGATCACCTCGCGCACCGGCGCGGTATCCGAGCCGATCACATGGCACCCCGCCGCGAGGCTCTCCATCAAGGACCAGCTCAGCACGAAAGGATATGTCAGATAGGCATGCACCCGGCTGACCTGCAGCAGGCTCAGATAAGTCGGGTAAGGCACGCGGCCGAGGAAATGTACGCGGCTCAGATCGAGCCGGTCCTTGACCTCCTCGAGGAAGATCTGCTTCCAGCTCCGCCCGCCGCCGGGCGCCGCGCCATAGCTCTGCCCCTCCTCGCCGATCAGCACCACATGCGCCCCGGGCCGCGCCGCCAGCACCTCGGGCAGCGCGCGCAGGAAGCTGTGATAGCCGCGATAGGGCTCGAGCGAGCGGTTGACGAAGCTGATCACCTCATCGCCGGGTTTGAAGACCAGATCGGTCCCCGGGATCGCGAGCCGCGCCTGCGGATCGGGGCAGACCCGCGCGGTATCGATCCCGTCATGGCAGACGGTGATCTTCGGGCGGAACTCGGGCTGGAAGGTTGCGGCCTGAAACTCGGTCGGCGAGAGCGCGGCATCGGCCTGCACCATCGACTGGATCAGATGCGCCGAACGCGCCGTGGTCGAAACGCGCGACTCGAACGCCGGGCGGGCGAATTCCGGGTCGAAATCGGTGTCGAGGCCCGAGGTCTGATACATCATCTCGGCATAGACGAGGAGCCGCGCCTCGGGCCAGACCTCCTTGAGAAACAGCGTCTCGCCCCAGCCCGAATGGCCAAAGATCACATCGGGCACATAATTGTGCCGCGCGCGCAGCTGCCGCGCCGCGAGCGCCGCCTTCAGCCCCCGCTCGGCGCAATCGGCATACATCCGCGTCAGCCGCGGCTCGATCTTGACCTCGGCGGGCTTGCGATATTTCAGCACTTTCACCGGCGAGGGGCGGGTGTTCGTCTCGGTCGTCAGCGCCAGAACATGATGGCCGCGCGCCTCGAGCGCGGGCGCGAGATGGGGGAACTGGCCGGGGAAATTCTGGTGAACGAACAGGATCTTCAAACAATCTCTCCGAGCGCGGCGGCAATCAGATCCTTTGTATAAGCGGTTTTCGGCTGCGCAAAGATCTCCTCGGCGCTGCCCTGCTCGACCACATCGCCGCGCTTCATCACCATCACCTGATGCGCGAGCGCCCGCACCACGCGCAGATCGTGGCTGATGAAGAGATAGGCCAGCCCATGGCGGCGCTGCAGCCCGCGCAAAAGCTCGACGATCTGCACCTGCACCGTCATGTCGAGCGCCGAGGTCGGCTCATCGAGCACCACCACCCGCGGGCGCAAGATCATCGCCCGCGCGATCGCGATCCGCTGGCGCTGGCCGCCCGAGAATTCATGCGGGTAGCGGCTCATCACCGCGGGGTCGAGGCCGACCTCCTCCATGATCTCGGCGACCATCTCGCGGCGGTTGCGGCCGGGCTCGACGCCATGCACACCCAGCCCCTCGGCGATGATCTGCTCGACCGTCATCCGCGGGCTGAGCGCGCCGAACGGGTCCTGAAACACGATCTGCATATCGCGCCGCAAGGGCCGCAGCGCCCGCGCCGCCAGCCCCGAGATCTCGCGCCCGAGAAACACGATCGGCCCCTCGCTCTCGATCAGCCGCATCAGCGCGAGCGCGAGCGTGGTCTTGCCGGAGCCAGATTCCCCCACGATCCCTAGGGTTTCGCCCGCCTTGAGCCGCAGGCTCGCGCCGTTCACCGCCTTCACATGCCCGACCGTGCGGCGCAGCCAGCCGCGCTTGACCGGGAACCAGACCTTCAGATCCTCGGCCGAGAGGAGCTCCTCGGCCCCCGGGTCGAGCGGCTCGGCGCGGCCCTGCGGCTCGGCGGCGAGGAGCTTCCTCGTATAGGGGTGCTGCGGGTTGGCGAAGATCTCCTCCGCCGGGCCCTGCTCGACGATCTCGCCGTTTTGCATGACGCAAACCCGGTCCGCGATGCGCCGCACCACGCCGAGATCATGGCTGATGAAGAGCAGGCTCATGCCGAGATCGCGCTTGAGCTCGGCCAGAAGCGCGAGGATCTGCGCCTGGATAGTGACATCGAGCGCGGTCGTGGGCTCATCGGCGATCAGAAGCTCAGGCCCGTTGGCCAGCGCCATCGCGATCATCACCCGCTGGCGCTGGCCGCCGGAGAGCTGATGTGGGTAATCGGCGAGCCGCGTCTCGGGCTCGGGGATGCCGACGCGGGCGAGAAGCTCCACCACCCGCGCGCGCGCCGCCGCCCCCGTCAGCCCCTGATGCAGCGCGAGGCTCTCGGCGATCTGTTTTTCGATCGTGTGGAGCGGGTTGAGCGAGGTCATCGGCTCCTGGAAGATGAAGGAGATGTCGTTGCCGCGCACCGCGCGCAAGACCTCGGCCGGGGCGCCGACCATCTCGCGCCCGCCGTAGCGGATCGAGCCCTCGATCCGCGCATTCGGGCCCAGAAGCGCCACCGAAGAG from the Rhodobacter xanthinilyticus genome contains:
- the hemN gene encoding oxygen-independent coproporphyrinogen III oxidase; this translates as MEQESQLTRLGLFDARVPRYTSYPTAPHFANDVGPSEFAQWIEAIPAGASISLYMHVPFCRRLCWFCACRTQGTQSDEPVRAYAETLLAELKMLKARLAPGVTLSRLHWGGGTPTLMPADMMRRVAGAVFEAVPMGPGAEFSVEIDPNEIDAARMDALAESGMNRASIGVQDFDPQIQEVIGRDQSYEVTRAAVDMIRERGVQSLNADILYGLPHQTPRKIAESVQKLLSLGPDRVALYGYAHVPWMARRQTLIPSDHLPTPQERLELFEVARKLFVADGYDEIGIDHFALPTDGLSIAQKNGLLRRNFQGYTDDLAAALVGMGASSISRFPQGYAQNAPATGAHTGAIRDGHFSTSRGHVFTAEDKMRARLIEALMCDFKVSAQELTRDYGADPVALAKMFSSCAEKFEDMVEITTEGLAIPEKGRPLTRMIARHFDAYDLSKAGHSSAI
- a CDS encoding glycosyltransferase gives rise to the protein MKILFVHQNFPGQFPHLAPALEARGHHVLALTTETNTRPSPVKVLKYRKPAEVKIEPRLTRMYADCAERGLKAALAARQLRARHNYVPDVIFGHSGWGETLFLKEVWPEARLLVYAEMMYQTSGLDTDFDPEFARPAFESRVSTTARSAHLIQSMVQADAALSPTEFQAATFQPEFRPKITVCHDGIDTARVCPDPQARLAIPGTDLVFKPGDEVISFVNRSLEPYRGYHSFLRALPEVLAARPGAHVVLIGEEGQSYGAAPGGGRSWKQIFLEEVKDRLDLSRVHFLGRVPYPTYLSLLQVSRVHAYLTYPFVLSWSLMESLAAGCHVIGSDTAPVREVIRPGENGQLVDFFDIKGWSARLIEALAEPERFAALRAQARADIVARYDLNAVCLPRLIDFVERAGA
- a CDS encoding ABC transporter ATP-binding protein, which codes for MSRPDPVLEVSDLRVIFRQDGRDVPAVKGVSFAVGRGETVALVGESGSGKSVTALSSVALLGPNARIEGSIRYGGREMVGAPAEVLRAVRGNDISFIFQEPMTSLNPLHTIEKQIAESLALHQGLTGAAARARVVELLARVGIPEPETRLADYPHQLSGGQRQRVMIAMALANGPELLIADEPTTALDVTIQAQILALLAELKRDLGMSLLFISHDLGVVRRIADRVCVMQNGEIVEQGPAEEIFANPQHPYTRKLLAAEPQGRAEPLDPGAEELLSAEDLKVWFPVKRGWLRRTVGHVKAVNGASLRLKAGETLGIVGESGSGKTTLALALMRLIESEGPIVFLGREISGLAARALRPLRRDMQIVFQDPFGALSPRMTVEQIIAEGLGVHGVEPGRNRREMVAEIMEEVGLDPAVMSRYPHEFSGGQRQRIAIARAMILRPRVVVLDEPTSALDMTVQVQIVELLRGLQRRHGLAYLFISHDLRVVRALAHQVMVMKRGDVVEQGSAEEIFAQPKTAYTKDLIAAALGEIV